The genomic region TGCAAGAAAGCTTTTTCTACAAGCTGTTTAACATGCTCATCATCTAGTGAATAATAGACTAATTTTCCTTCTTTACGGTATGTTGCTATACCTAAATTTTTCAACAATCTTAAATGATAGGATGCCGTAGCCGTTGAAGATTCAATGATATTCGCTACATCACAAACACATAACTCTCCCTCTAAAGATAAAACATAAGCAATTTTAACCCTTGTATCATCTGACAGAGTCTTAAAAACTTTCGCTACATCCATAGGATTCTGTTTAGCAAGGTCTTTTTTAGCCCTGTTTACC from Staphylococcus felis harbors:
- a CDS encoding ArsR/SmtB family transcription factor, yielding MTKDMCEVTCIHEDKVNRAKKDLAKQNPMDVAKVFKTLSDDTRVKIAYVLSLEGELCVCDVANIIESSTATASYHLRLLKNLGIATYRKEGKLVYYSLDDEHVKQLVEKAFLHQREVASIG